From a region of the Candidatus Poribacteria bacterium genome:
- a CDS encoding transposase produces the protein MPSWRWVKYGRQKRGDGIGYSGHKHQKGEKELTITDNHGFIIAPITTQPVNKHDTTILPEAFSDMSAFSKRIGMDLSGSALTLDSGFDSKANHHLITAHGLIPVIYPNRRNAKEPIVIARMFRWFRKEIYKDRYKVERTFGWQDTYRKLALSYDTLKETRLGFRLLAYSNVSLINN, from the coding sequence GTGCCTTCATGGAGATGGGTCAAATACGGTCGTCAAAAAAGGGGTGATGGCATAGGATATTCAGGACACAAACACCAGAAAGGTGAAAAAGAACTGACGATCACCGATAATCATGGGTTCATCATCGCACCCATAACGACCCAACCTGTCAATAAGCATGATACAACGATTTTGCCCGAAGCCTTCAGCGATATGAGTGCCTTTAGTAAACGCATTGGCATGGATCTTTCGGGGTCGGCTCTCACCCTTGACTCGGGGTTTGATTCTAAGGCGAATCATCACCTGATTACAGCACATGGACTGATCCCCGTGATTTATCCCAACCGACGCAATGCTAAGGAACCTATCGTCATTGCCCGCATGTTTCGTTGGTTTCGCAAAGAGATATACAAAGACCGATATAAAGTTGAGCGAACCTTCGGGTGGCAGGATACCTATCGAAAACTCGCACTGAGCTACGATACACTCAAGGAGACCCGTCTGGGATTTCGTCTTTTAGCGTATTCTAACGTGAGTTTGATAAATAATTGA
- a CDS encoding transposase: MTNTPEKQPRYNGIPKQVSRKDFNRYILPHLKKRFKGPEPKLSFYKIFNYILYVLHTGIQWNQLRTRRNEIHWSNVYKWQNRWSKDGSYEKLFEASVLHLLETDQLDATCLHGDGSNTVVKKGVMA, encoded by the coding sequence ATGACAAACACCCCCGAAAAGCAACCGAGATACAACGGTATTCCCAAGCAGGTGTCCCGCAAGGATTTCAATCGCTATATCTTGCCACATCTCAAGAAACGCTTCAAAGGACCAGAGCCGAAACTCTCTTTCTACAAGATATTCAACTATATCCTCTATGTCCTACATACCGGCATTCAATGGAATCAGCTCCGAACCCGGCGAAATGAAATCCATTGGTCTAACGTCTATAAATGGCAGAATCGCTGGTCCAAAGATGGTTCGTATGAGAAACTCTTTGAAGCCTCGGTGCTACACCTACTCGAGACTGACCAACTTGACGCGACGTGCCTTCATGGAGATGGGTCAAATACGGTCGTCAAAAAAGGGGTGATGGCATAG